One Sciurus carolinensis chromosome 10, mSciCar1.2, whole genome shotgun sequence genomic window carries:
- the Ndnf gene encoding LOW QUALITY PROTEIN: protein NDNF (The sequence of the model RefSeq protein was modified relative to this genomic sequence to represent the inferred CDS: inserted 1 base in 1 codon), giving the protein MVLLCWSLLWLLLPLGSRAQKLPTRDEELFQMQIRDKALFHDSSVIPDGAEISSYLFRDTPRRYFFVVEEDNTPLSVTVTPCDAPLEWKLGLQELPEHSSGESSGDREPLEQQRQQATHEQGTELFSYRGNAVEAFLSSSSPAGLYQLELLSTEKDTHFKVYATTTPESDQPYPELPYDPRVDVMALGRTTVTLAWKPSPTASLLNQPVQYCVVINKEHNFKSLCAVEAKLGADDAFMXGPQPGLDFSPFDFAHFGFPPDHLGKERSFLAKTSPKPARPVHLRPKTDIQKVCIGSKNIFTVSDLKPDTQHYFDVFVVNTNTNMSTAYVGTFARTKGEAKQKTLELKDGKATDVFVKRKGAKFLRFAPVSSHQKVTFFIHSCLDAVQVQVRRDGKLLLSQSVEGIRQFQLRGKPKAKYLIRLKGNKKGASMLKILATTRHGKQSFPSLPEDTRIKAFDRLRTCSSATVAWLGTQERNKFCIYRKEVDDHYNEEQRKREQNQCLGPDTRQKSEKVLCKYFHSQNLQKAVTTETIKGLQPGKSYLLDVYVIGHGGHSVKYQSKVVKTRKLC; this is encoded by the exons ATGGTGCTGCTCTGCTGGAgtctgctgtggctgctgcttcCTCTCGGCTCTAGGGCCCAGAAGCTGCCCACTCGAGACGAGGAGCTTTTCCAGATGCAGATCAGAGACAAGGCGTTGTTTCACGATTCATCGGTCATTCCAGATGGGGCGGAAATCAGCAGCTATCTCTTCAGAGACACTCCTAGAAG GTACTTCTTTGTGGTCGAAGAGGACAACACCCCGCTCTCGGTCACGGTGACGCCCTGCGATGCACCCCTGGAGTGGAAGCTGGGACTGCAGGAGCTGCCCGAGCACAGCAGCGGGGAGAGCTCAG GTGACCGCGAGCCCCTggagcagcagaggcagcaggcCACCCACGAGCAGGGCACGGAGCTCTTCTCCTACCGCGGCAACGCCGTGGAAGCCTTCCTGTCCTCCAGCTCCCCTGCCGGGCTGTACCAGCTGGAGCTCCTCTCCACCGAGAAGGACACGCATTTCAAAGTGTACGCCACCACCACCCCAGAGTCGGACCAGCCGTACCCGGAGCTCCCTTACGACCCCCGGGTGGACGTGATGGCCCTGGGGCGCACCACGGTCACGCTGGCCTGGAAGCCGAGCCCCACCGCCTCCTTGCTGAACCAGCCTGTCCAGTACTGTGTGGTCATCAACAAAGAGCACAACTTCAAAAGTCTCTGTGCTGTGGAAGCCAAGCTGGGTGCGGATGACGCCTTCA ACGGTCCCCAACCTGGCCTCGACTTCAGTCCCTTCGACTTCGCGCATTTCGGGTTTCCTCCTGACCACCTGGGCAAAGAGCGCAGCTTCCTGGCAAAGACTTCTCCCAAACCGGCCCGTCCTGTCCACCTGAGGCCCAAGACCGACATTCAGAAAGTCTGCATAGGCAGCAAGAACATCTTCACGGTCTCGGACCTGAAGCCCGACACGCAGCACTACTTTGACGTCTTTGTGGTCAACACTAACACCAACATGAGCACCGCCTACGTGGGCACCTTCGCCAGGACCAAGGGCGAGGCCAAGCAGAAGACCCTGGAGCTCAAGGACGGCAAGGCGACGGACGTGTTTGTCAAGAGGAAGGGGGCCAAGTTTCTCCGCTTTGCTCCAGTCTCTTCTCACCAGAAAGTTACCTTCTTCATTCACTCTTGCCTGGATGCTGTCCAGGTCCAAGTAAGAAGAGATGGGAAGCTTcttctgtcccagagcgtggagGGCATCCGGCAGTTCCAGCTGAGAGGAAAACCCAAAGCCAAGTACCTCATCCGACttaaaggaaacaagaaagggGCTTCCATGCTGAAAATCCTGGCGACCACAAGACACGGCAAGCagtccttcccctctctccccgAAGACACGCGGATCAAAGCCTTCGACAGGCTCCGCACCTGCTCCTCAGCTACGGTGGCGTGGCTGGGCACCCAGGAGAGGAACAAGTTCTGCATCTATAGAAAAGAGGTGGACGATCACTACAACgaagagcagaggaagagagagcagaACCAGTGCCTGGGACCAGACACCAGGCAGAAGTCCGAGAAGGTCCTCTGCAAGTATTTCCACAGTCAGAACCTGCAGAAAGCAGTGACCACAGAGACAATCAAAGGTCTCCAGCCCGGCAAGTCTTACCTGCTCGATGTTTACGTCATTGGACATGGGGGGCACTCTGTGAAGTACCAGAGCAAAGTCGTAAAGACCAGGAAGCTCTGCTAG